A window of the Rhodoferax sp. GW822-FHT02A01 genome harbors these coding sequences:
- a CDS encoding cation-translocating P-type ATPase has protein sequence MPSATLEPIAALSPDPRTPVGSSAPLVPLEPHSQESLHLLDEPQEWSAFSRPSAKFPGCWESNVVIEGMHCAACSFTVEDAIAAVPGVVQVQVSAASHRAKVLWSPQDVKPSAWMQAVQGRGYRAMPGNDVFASERRRVETRKALWRWLVAGLCMMQVMMYAYPAYTAHPGDLSGEMEQLLRWASWVLSLPVMLFSCGPFFGNALRDLRRGSISMDLPVALGIAITFAVSTFGTFEPASVFGREVYFDSLTMFVFFLLTGRWLELRLRDKTAGSLEALMNRLPESLERLNAQGAFERVAVRRLLVGDLVRVHPGEAFAADGVVEQGETLVDEALLTGESHALQRGPGSQVVAGSHNLSSTVQVRVQALGQDTRFGQIVDLMQSASTTKPRTAQLADRMAKPFLVGVLLAAVLACLWWWQTDPERALMVAVSVLVVTCPCALSLATPAAMLAAAGNMARSGVLVRNLQALEALSEVDTVVFDKTGTLTRDTLALAYVQTRAGVSTAQAVQMASALAKHSLHPVSRALVEASLRDVYSATGWSSEGVTERAGQGVEGIATLVSGNAVEPLSLRLGSAAFCGVASEAADSPRVYLADQRGWLATFEVREELRGEAAAAIAALHSAGLQVHLLSGDSEDSVRSVASEVGIAHARGGCSPADKLAALRAMQSEGHHVLMVGDGLNDGPVLAGAHVSFAFGKAVPLAQAQSDFVVLGDQLMSVVHSVLLARKTLSVVRQNLIWALLYNAACVPLAIAGLLPAWLAGLGMACSSLVVVANALRLSRVESLHKGI, from the coding sequence ATGCCCAGTGCTACGTTGGAACCGATTGCAGCCTTGTCACCCGACCCGCGTACGCCGGTGGGTAGTTCTGCGCCTCTGGTTCCACTGGAGCCCCACAGCCAAGAGTCTCTGCACCTGCTGGATGAGCCGCAGGAGTGGAGTGCATTCAGCAGACCATCTGCCAAATTTCCCGGGTGCTGGGAGTCCAACGTCGTAATTGAAGGCATGCATTGCGCAGCCTGCAGTTTCACCGTGGAAGATGCAATCGCAGCGGTGCCTGGTGTAGTGCAGGTGCAGGTCAGTGCGGCCAGTCACCGTGCCAAGGTGCTGTGGTCGCCACAGGACGTCAAGCCCTCTGCCTGGATGCAGGCGGTGCAGGGGCGTGGCTATCGCGCAATGCCGGGCAACGATGTATTTGCAAGCGAGAGGCGACGCGTGGAAACGCGCAAAGCCCTGTGGCGTTGGCTGGTGGCAGGCCTGTGCATGATGCAGGTGATGATGTACGCCTATCCGGCCTACACCGCCCATCCCGGAGATCTGTCCGGCGAGATGGAGCAGTTGTTGCGCTGGGCTTCCTGGGTTCTCTCTCTGCCGGTCATGCTGTTCTCCTGCGGGCCGTTCTTCGGCAATGCCCTGCGTGACTTGCGTCGCGGCAGCATCAGCATGGATCTTCCCGTGGCGTTGGGCATTGCCATCACGTTTGCAGTCAGCACCTTCGGCACCTTCGAGCCTGCAAGCGTGTTCGGTCGCGAAGTGTATTTCGACTCGCTGACCATGTTTGTGTTCTTTCTGCTTACCGGTCGCTGGCTTGAATTGCGGCTGAGGGACAAGACGGCCGGGTCGCTGGAAGCGCTGATGAATCGCTTGCCGGAAAGCCTGGAGCGCTTGAATGCGCAGGGCGCTTTTGAGCGTGTGGCCGTACGCCGATTGCTGGTGGGCGACCTAGTGCGCGTGCACCCAGGTGAAGCCTTTGCGGCCGATGGAGTGGTGGAGCAGGGTGAAACCCTGGTGGATGAAGCCTTGCTGACGGGTGAATCGCATGCATTGCAGCGCGGTCCGGGATCGCAGGTGGTCGCCGGAAGCCACAACCTGAGCAGTACGGTGCAGGTGCGGGTGCAGGCGCTGGGTCAGGACACCCGGTTTGGTCAGATTGTGGACTTGATGCAAAGTGCGTCAACCACCAAACCGCGTACCGCTCAACTGGCCGACCGCATGGCCAAGCCTTTTCTCGTCGGTGTGCTGCTGGCTGCTGTACTGGCCTGTCTGTGGTGGTGGCAGACCGACCCCGAACGCGCCCTCATGGTGGCTGTGTCGGTGCTGGTGGTGACTTGCCCCTGCGCACTGTCGCTGGCGACGCCGGCTGCCATGTTGGCCGCAGCCGGCAATATGGCCAGGAGCGGCGTGCTCGTGCGCAACTTGCAGGCGTTGGAGGCGCTTTCCGAAGTGGACACCGTGGTCTTCGACAAGACGGGCACGTTGACACGGGATACCTTGGCCTTGGCATATGTACAGACCCGCGCAGGAGTTTCCACCGCTCAGGCGGTTCAAATGGCCTCTGCGCTTGCGAAGCATTCATTGCACCCGGTTTCCAGGGCGCTTGTGGAGGCCAGTCTGCGGGACGTCTATAGCGCGACAGGCTGGTCCAGCGAAGGTGTTACCGAGCGGGCTGGGCAGGGCGTGGAAGGAATCGCGACCCTGGTTTCGGGCAATGCCGTCGAGCCTCTGAGCCTGCGTCTGGGGTCTGCCGCATTTTGCGGCGTCGCTTCCGAAGCGGCAGACTCGCCGCGCGTTTATTTGGCTGATCAACGGGGCTGGCTGGCAACATTCGAGGTCCGCGAGGAGTTGCGCGGTGAAGCGGCTGCAGCCATTGCCGCATTGCACTCGGCAGGTTTGCAGGTCCATTTGCTGTCCGGTGACTCGGAAGACTCGGTGCGCAGTGTGGCGTCCGAAGTTGGTATCGCGCACGCACGGGGCGGCTGTTCGCCAGCAGACAAGTTGGCAGCATTGCGTGCCATGCAGTCTGAAGGTCACCACGTGCTGATGGTGGGTGACGGTCTGAATGATGGCCCCGTGTTGGCAGGTGCGCACGTGTCATTTGCATTTGGCAAGGCAGTGCCGCTGGCGCAGGCACAATCGGACTTTGTCGTTCTGGGGGATCAGCTGATGTCGGTAGTGCATTCGGTCCTGCTGGCGCGCAAGACATTGTCGGTGGTGCGTCAGAACCTGATTTGGGCACTGCTATACAACGCGGCCTGCGTACCCTTGGCCATTGCCGGTTTGCTTCCAGCCTGGCTTGCCGGTCTGGGCATGGCGTGCAGCTCTTTGGTAGTCGTTGCCAATGCATTGCGACTCTCCCGTGTGGAGAGTCTGCACAAAGGAATCTAA
- a CDS encoding FixH family protein has protein sequence MSQLANAPEAKPWWKFGHVWMVVAGPAIVVVASFITLYLAISRPDPVTDENYYQKGLEINKTLGGTPSSAAPAMAARNHAATGVPKPVDAP, from the coding sequence ATGAGTCAGCTCGCCAATGCACCAGAAGCCAAACCATGGTGGAAGTTCGGTCACGTATGGATGGTTGTGGCAGGTCCTGCCATCGTTGTTGTGGCAAGTTTTATCACGCTGTACCTGGCCATCAGCCGACCAGATCCTGTAACGGATGAAAACTACTACCAGAAGGGACTGGAAATCAACAAGACGCTAGGTGGTACACCGTCCAGTGCCGCACCTGCGATGGCTGCAAGGAATCACGCAGCTACTGGCGTCCCCAAGCCTGTGGACGCCCCCTGA
- the ccoS gene encoding cbb3-type cytochrome oxidase assembly protein CcoS, producing MDILYLLIPLSVVLVFFILGGLWWAIDRGQFEDIEREGERILKDS from the coding sequence ATGGACATTCTTTATTTATTGATCCCGCTCTCAGTGGTGCTGGTGTTTTTCATCCTGGGGGGGCTCTGGTGGGCGATTGATCGCGGCCAGTTTGAAGACATCGAGCGCGAAGGTGAGCGGATCCTGAAAGATTCGTGA
- a CDS encoding HD domain-containing phosphohydrolase, with the protein MQHVLIVDDTEINLILFSALVKKLDDCEAHVFANSRQALAWTQDNVPDLIIVDYMMPELDGLDFIRLVREMPGRKLVPILMITANDQKPIRYRALDLGANDFLTKPIDKVEFLARTRNMLSLNQARKHMADHASWLAGEVRKATKEIMARERETVFRLSKAAEYRDPETGAHILRMAHFSMLIARELGLSEEDQQLLLEAAPMHDIGKVGIPDKILLKPARLNEQEFEVMKQHAVFGYELLSGSSSKLLQAGADIARGHHEKFDGSGYPYGLKGEQIPIFSRIVAVADVFDALTSERPYKKAWEVPVAVDFLKKGRGTHFDPACVDAFLRAWDEVEKVRSKYREDQLISLDL; encoded by the coding sequence GTGCAACACGTTTTAATTGTCGATGACACAGAAATCAACCTGATTCTGTTCAGTGCACTGGTTAAGAAGCTCGACGACTGCGAAGCGCATGTGTTTGCGAACTCCCGGCAGGCGCTGGCTTGGACGCAGGACAATGTTCCTGACCTGATCATTGTGGACTACATGATGCCGGAGCTCGACGGGCTGGATTTCATTCGCCTGGTACGCGAGATGCCGGGGCGCAAGCTGGTGCCCATCCTCATGATTACGGCAAACGACCAGAAGCCGATCCGCTACCGCGCGCTGGACCTGGGGGCCAACGATTTCCTCACCAAGCCAATTGACAAGGTGGAGTTTCTGGCGCGTACCCGCAACATGCTGAGTTTGAACCAGGCACGTAAGCACATGGCGGACCATGCGTCCTGGCTGGCAGGCGAAGTGCGCAAAGCCACCAAGGAGATCATGGCCCGGGAGCGGGAAACCGTCTTTCGCCTGTCCAAGGCAGCGGAGTATCGTGACCCTGAAACCGGGGCACACATTCTGCGCATGGCGCACTTTTCGATGTTGATTGCGCGGGAGCTGGGTCTCTCGGAGGAAGACCAGCAGTTGCTGCTGGAGGCGGCTCCCATGCATGACATTGGCAAGGTGGGTATCCCGGACAAGATCCTGCTCAAGCCGGCACGTCTGAATGAGCAGGAGTTTGAGGTCATGAAGCAACACGCCGTGTTTGGCTATGAGTTGCTCAGCGGCAGCAGTTCCAAACTCCTGCAAGCGGGCGCCGACATTGCCCGCGGTCACCATGAGAAATTTGATGGCTCAGGCTATCCGTATGGCCTCAAGGGTGAACAAATCCCTATTTTCAGCCGCATCGTTGCGGTGGCCGATGTGTTCGATGCACTGACCTCCGAGCGCCCGTACAAAAAGGCGTGGGAAGTGCCGGTGGCCGTCGATTTCCTCAAGAAGGGAAGAGGGACCCATTTCGATCCGGCGTGCGTAGATGCCTTTTTGCGCGCCTGGGACGAAGTGGAGAAGGTGCGCAGCAAATATCGGGAAGATCAGCTCATTTCTCTGGATTTGTAG
- a CDS encoding cbb3-type cytochrome c oxidase subunit 3: MDFDINTLRALATLVSFVTFIGIVWWAWSKRRSNDFSEAANLPFQQD, encoded by the coding sequence ATGGATTTTGATATCAACACCCTGCGTGCCTTGGCAACTCTGGTCAGCTTTGTCACGTTCATTGGAATTGTGTGGTGGGCTTGGTCCAAGCGTCGCTCCAACGACTTTTCTGAAGCAGCCAATTTGCCCTTTCAGCAAGACTGA
- a CDS encoding PAS domain-containing protein: MHRLLERQIRRALGVGQAQWESVQGELVGLASSGGLSPEASAILRGLAPLLLLVDETYAQNDRDLELKTRSLELSSAELTQSNAKLREELASRTRAMDSLRTTALGLMEFVDLDDAAFVDDNLESLSALMSELVRQKEESQKDLHAALTDLAHQKFALDQHAIVSITDVNGVITYANDKFCQISGYSRQEILGQTHRLINSGTHHASFYASMWATILAGKVWHGEICNRAKSGSLYWVNATLVPLRDDAGKPTFFIAIRTDITERKQMESNIKAAEARLRRITNTVPGVVFQWQAGLDYDRFTFVSPRVKQVLGLDVKALREDATLIMQQVLEEDRPAIREGLIDAVRNTAPWRGEYRVRLPDGSVRWMRSEINPDPERTPDGAALFTGIWQDVTERKEADARLREVTEKVPVAIFQYYLGPRGFYVVPFMSQAISAICGLRAEDVMQDSRLLLQQVHPDDRVSFEASLGPASAQAMVQHFDFRLVHLQTNAVVWVHGEAHPGQLPHGAWVWNGYLTDVTASKEIAVELQRAKDQAVAASRAKSDFLANMSHEIRTPMNGVLGMAELLQDTVLDAEQGEYVGIIKSSADALLRVINDILDFSKIEAGKLQIESIPFNLTQTLDETMKAVALRARDKGLQMRCDIAPELPRLVVGDPGRLRQILMNLLGNAIKFTAEGEVVTRVEMAGEDPAGLMLHFSVSDSGIGIASDKLKSIFEAFSQEDSSTTRRFGGTGLGLTISARLVQALHGQIWVESESGRGSVFHFTIRVGVDRDRVQGAIPTAPAVLAGAQAHLTGSRALQVLLVEDNAINQRLAVALLERWGHHVQVANNGKVAVEMIQAHPFDVVLMDMLMPVMDGLEATGLIRALPGPAAQVPIIAMTANAMESDRERCIAAGMNDYISKPIKASELQELLQGMTAASGMAASAFRESQAFDYASGLRSMDQEILEIVAQAFLDQWPDDLAKIHAGLSSGAMDPVHHTAHALKATLAMFEALPASELAARMESMARQGDRIGVQALVEPFEGEVALLQAALRSSLGQ; the protein is encoded by the coding sequence ATGCACAGGCTGTTAGAGCGGCAAATCCGGCGGGCCCTGGGAGTCGGGCAGGCGCAGTGGGAGTCCGTTCAAGGGGAACTGGTGGGGCTGGCCTCCAGCGGCGGCCTGTCTCCCGAGGCCAGCGCCATATTGCGTGGATTGGCGCCGTTGCTGCTCCTGGTCGATGAAACCTATGCCCAGAACGACCGGGATCTGGAGCTCAAGACGCGCAGCCTGGAGTTGAGCTCTGCCGAGCTGACGCAGTCCAACGCAAAGCTGCGCGAAGAGCTTGCCAGCCGCACCCGTGCGATGGATTCCCTGCGCACCACAGCGCTCGGATTGATGGAGTTCGTCGATCTGGATGACGCAGCCTTCGTGGACGACAACCTGGAAAGCCTCTCGGCTTTGATGAGTGAACTGGTGCGGCAGAAGGAGGAAAGTCAGAAGGATTTGCACGCCGCGCTGACGGATCTGGCGCACCAGAAGTTCGCCCTGGACCAGCATGCCATCGTGAGCATCACGGACGTCAATGGCGTGATCACCTACGCCAATGACAAGTTCTGCCAGATCAGCGGCTATTCGCGGCAGGAAATATTGGGCCAGACGCACCGCCTGATCAATTCCGGGACGCACCACGCTTCCTTTTATGCCAGCATGTGGGCCACCATCTTGGCGGGCAAGGTCTGGCACGGCGAGATCTGCAACCGGGCCAAGTCCGGCAGTCTGTACTGGGTGAACGCGACGCTTGTGCCGCTCAGGGATGACGCCGGCAAGCCCACCTTCTTCATTGCCATTCGCACGGACATTACCGAACGCAAGCAGATGGAGTCCAACATCAAGGCTGCCGAAGCCCGGCTGCGCCGCATCACCAACACGGTGCCCGGCGTCGTGTTTCAGTGGCAGGCCGGCCTGGACTACGACCGGTTCACCTTTGTCAGTCCGCGCGTGAAGCAAGTGCTGGGGCTGGACGTCAAGGCCCTCAGGGAGGACGCGACGTTGATCATGCAGCAGGTACTGGAGGAAGACCGTCCCGCCATTCGCGAAGGCCTGATAGATGCCGTGCGCAACACGGCGCCGTGGAGAGGCGAATACCGGGTGCGCCTGCCGGATGGCTCGGTGCGATGGATGCGCTCCGAAATCAATCCGGACCCCGAGCGCACACCCGACGGTGCTGCCTTGTTTACCGGCATCTGGCAGGACGTTACCGAGCGCAAGGAGGCCGATGCGCGTTTGCGCGAAGTGACCGAGAAGGTGCCCGTGGCCATATTCCAGTACTACCTCGGCCCCAGGGGCTTTTATGTGGTGCCGTTCATGAGCCAGGCCATCAGCGCGATCTGCGGATTGCGTGCGGAAGACGTCATGCAAGACAGTCGTCTGCTGTTGCAGCAAGTGCATCCGGACGATCGCGTCTCCTTCGAGGCCAGCCTCGGGCCTGCCAGTGCGCAGGCGATGGTGCAGCACTTCGACTTTCGTCTGGTGCATCTGCAAACGAATGCAGTGGTTTGGGTGCACGGGGAGGCGCACCCAGGGCAGTTGCCACACGGTGCCTGGGTTTGGAACGGGTACCTGACCGACGTGACGGCATCCAAGGAAATTGCAGTGGAACTGCAGCGCGCCAAGGATCAGGCCGTGGCCGCCAGCCGTGCCAAATCGGACTTCCTGGCGAACATGAGCCATGAGATCCGCACGCCCATGAACGGTGTGCTGGGCATGGCTGAGCTGTTGCAGGACACGGTGCTGGATGCGGAGCAAGGCGAGTATGTGGGCATCATCAAGAGCTCTGCGGATGCCCTGCTGCGGGTCATCAACGATATTCTGGACTTCTCCAAGATCGAGGCGGGCAAGCTGCAGATTGAAAGCATTCCTTTCAATCTGACGCAGACGCTGGACGAAACCATGAAGGCGGTTGCCCTGCGGGCGCGTGACAAAGGCTTGCAGATGCGCTGCGACATTGCGCCGGAATTGCCAAGGCTTGTCGTGGGCGACCCGGGACGGTTGCGCCAGATCCTCATGAATCTGCTAGGCAACGCAATCAAATTCACTGCCGAGGGGGAGGTCGTCACGCGTGTGGAGATGGCCGGTGAAGACCCAGCCGGGTTGATGCTGCATTTCTCGGTGAGTGACTCCGGCATTGGCATCGCTTCAGACAAACTCAAGAGTATTTTCGAAGCCTTCTCCCAGGAAGACAGTTCCACAACGCGACGCTTTGGTGGAACTGGTTTGGGTCTTACCATTTCGGCCCGACTGGTGCAGGCGTTGCACGGACAGATCTGGGTGGAGAGCGAGAGCGGGCGTGGCAGCGTATTCCACTTCACCATTCGCGTAGGTGTCGATCGTGACCGCGTTCAAGGCGCGATACCTACTGCTCCGGCGGTGCTTGCAGGTGCGCAGGCCCACCTGACTGGCAGTCGGGCGCTTCAGGTCCTGCTGGTGGAGGACAACGCGATCAACCAGAGGCTTGCCGTTGCGTTGCTGGAGCGCTGGGGCCACCACGTGCAGGTTGCCAACAACGGCAAGGTGGCTGTGGAGATGATCCAGGCGCACCCCTTCGATGTGGTGCTGATGGACATGCTGATGCCCGTGATGGACGGATTGGAGGCTACAGGTCTTATTCGGGCGCTGCCTGGGCCTGCCGCCCAGGTGCCCATCATTGCCATGACCGCCAATGCCATGGAGTCGGACCGGGAGCGGTGTATTGCCGCTGGCATGAATGACTACATTTCCAAGCCCATCAAGGCGTCTGAATTGCAGGAATTGCTGCAAGGCATGACAGCGGCTTCCGGTATGGCGGCCTCAGCTTTCCGGGAAAGCCAGGCGTTTGATTACGCATCCGGGCTGCGCTCCATGGATCAGGAAATACTGGAAATCGTCGCGCAGGCCTTTCTCGACCAATGGCCCGATGATCTGGCAAAGATTCACGCTGGTCTGAGTTCCGGGGCGATGGACCCGGTACATCACACGGCGCACGCCCTCAAGGCCACCCTGGCTATGTTCGAAGCGCTACCGGCGAGCGAGCTGGCCGCCCGCATGGAGTCCATGGCACGCCAGGGTGACCGGATTGGCGTTCAGGCGCTGGTGGAGCCATTTGAAGGCGAAGTGGCGTTGCTGCAGGCAGCATTGCGCAGCAGCTTGGGGCAATGA
- the ccoN gene encoding cytochrome-c oxidase, cbb3-type subunit I encodes MAFANQKAELYNDTVVRQFAVMTVVWGVVGMLVGVIIAAQLAWPELNLGIPWLTYGRLRPLHTNAVIFAFGGCGLFATCYYVVQRTCQVRIFSDKLAAFTFWGWQLVILLAAISLPLGYTAGKEYAELEWPIDILITVVWVAFAVVFFGTVGTRKVRHIYVANWFYGAFILAVAILHLVNSAEIPVGPMKSYSAYAGVQDAMVQWWYGHNAVGFFLTAGFLGMMYYFIPKQAGRPVYSYRLSIVHFWALIFTYMWAGPHHLHYTALPDWTQSVGMVFSLILLAPSWGGMINGIMTLSGAWHKLRDDPILRFLIVSLSFYGMSTFEGPMMSIKTVNALSHYTDWTVGHVHSGALGWVGLVTMGSMYYLIPKLFGQKQMYSAKAVEVHFWTATIGIVIYIAAMWIAGVMQGLMWRAINPDGTLTYTFVEAVKATYPFYVLRLLGGLLYLTGMVIMLWNTLMTATKGRAVSVEVPTAVAHA; translated from the coding sequence ATGGCATTTGCAAATCAGAAAGCCGAGCTATACAACGATACAGTTGTAAGGCAGTTCGCCGTCATGACGGTGGTTTGGGGGGTCGTGGGTATGCTGGTTGGCGTCATCATCGCCGCCCAACTGGCATGGCCCGAGCTCAATCTGGGGATCCCCTGGCTCACGTATGGGCGGCTGCGTCCGTTGCACACCAATGCGGTGATTTTCGCTTTTGGCGGTTGCGGTCTTTTCGCAACCTGCTACTACGTGGTGCAGCGCACTTGCCAGGTTCGTATCTTCAGCGACAAACTGGCCGCTTTCACTTTCTGGGGATGGCAACTGGTCATTCTGCTGGCCGCCATCTCTTTGCCGCTTGGCTACACCGCCGGCAAGGAATACGCCGAGCTGGAGTGGCCCATCGACATCCTGATCACCGTGGTCTGGGTGGCGTTTGCCGTAGTCTTCTTCGGCACGGTGGGTACCCGCAAGGTGCGCCATATCTACGTGGCCAACTGGTTCTACGGTGCCTTCATTCTGGCTGTGGCGATTCTGCACTTGGTCAACAGTGCGGAAATCCCGGTCGGCCCCATGAAGTCCTACTCGGCCTATGCCGGTGTGCAGGACGCCATGGTGCAATGGTGGTACGGCCACAATGCGGTGGGCTTCTTCCTGACAGCAGGCTTCCTGGGCATGATGTACTACTTCATTCCCAAGCAAGCTGGTCGTCCGGTCTACTCTTACCGTCTGTCCATCGTCCACTTCTGGGCGCTGATCTTCACGTACATGTGGGCGGGTCCTCACCACCTGCACTACACCGCTCTGCCTGACTGGACCCAGTCCGTCGGTATGGTGTTCTCTCTGATTCTGCTGGCTCCCAGCTGGGGCGGCATGATCAACGGCATCATGACTTTGTCCGGCGCATGGCACAAACTGCGTGACGACCCGATCCTGCGCTTCCTGATCGTGTCCCTGTCCTTCTACGGCATGTCGACCTTCGAAGGTCCGATGATGTCCATCAAGACCGTCAACGCCCTGAGCCACTACACCGACTGGACCGTGGGCCACGTGCACTCCGGTGCTCTGGGCTGGGTGGGTCTGGTGACCATGGGTTCCATGTACTACCTGATTCCGAAGCTGTTCGGTCAGAAGCAGATGTACAGCGCCAAGGCTGTTGAAGTGCACTTCTGGACTGCCACCATCGGTATCGTGATCTACATCGCTGCGATGTGGATTGCCGGTGTGATGCAAGGTCTGATGTGGCGTGCCATCAACCCCGACGGCACCCTGACCTACACCTTCGTGGAAGCTGTGAAGGCAACCTATCCCTTCTACGTTCTGCGTCTGCTGGGTGGTCTGCTGTACCTGACCGGTATGGTGATCATGCTGTGGAACACCCTGATGACTGCTACCAAGGGCCGCGCCGTGAGCGTTGAAGTGCCTACCGCTGTGGCTCACGCTTGA
- the ccoP gene encoding cytochrome-c oxidase, cbb3-type subunit III, protein MSDFVSNFWSVYVAGITIFSIAACVLLLWFSGKAKAMTSHDNTTGHVWDGDLREMNNPLPRWWVGLFVITIIFAAVYLSLYPGLGSSPGSSGWTSHGQYDAEVAKGNAEVAPIYAKFMAMKVEDVAKDPQAHAIGERLFMNNCSQCHGSDARGGKGFPNLTDNDWLHGGTPEKIVETITKGRVGNMPSMAAAVGTSDDVKNVANYVLSLSGSPHDSVRANLGKEKFGVCAACHGPDGKGMQAVGSANLTDNIWLHGFGEQAIINMITNGKTNIMPAQENKLSPEQIHVVASYVWGLSNLGTAQQ, encoded by the coding sequence ATGAGTGACTTTGTAAGTAATTTTTGGTCCGTGTATGTGGCTGGCATTACTATTTTTTCCATAGCGGCCTGCGTGTTGCTGCTGTGGTTCAGTGGTAAAGCCAAGGCAATGACCTCCCACGACAACACCACCGGACACGTGTGGGACGGCGACCTGCGTGAAATGAACAACCCCCTGCCACGCTGGTGGGTGGGCCTGTTCGTCATCACCATCATCTTTGCAGCCGTGTACCTTTCTCTGTACCCCGGTCTGGGCAGCTCTCCTGGCAGCTCCGGCTGGACGTCGCATGGACAGTATGACGCCGAGGTTGCCAAGGGCAATGCCGAAGTGGCGCCTATCTACGCCAAGTTCATGGCCATGAAGGTGGAGGACGTTGCCAAGGATCCCCAGGCACATGCCATTGGTGAACGTCTGTTCATGAACAACTGCTCGCAGTGCCATGGCTCCGATGCGCGTGGCGGCAAGGGCTTCCCCAACCTGACTGACAATGACTGGCTCCATGGTGGCACACCCGAGAAAATCGTGGAAACCATCACCAAGGGCCGTGTTGGCAACATGCCTTCGATGGCAGCCGCAGTGGGCACTTCTGACGACGTCAAGAATGTTGCCAACTATGTGCTGAGCCTGTCTGGCAGCCCGCACGACTCCGTGCGTGCCAACCTGGGCAAGGAAAAGTTCGGTGTGTGCGCTGCATGCCACGGCCCAGACGGTAAGGGTATGCAAGCGGTGGGCTCTGCCAACCTGACCGACAACATCTGGTTGCACGGTTTTGGTGAGCAGGCCATCATCAACATGATCACCAACGGCAAGACCAACATCATGCCCGCTCAGGAAAATAAGCTCAGTCCTGAGCAGATCCATGTTGTGGCTTCTTATGTCTGGGGTCTGTCCAACCTGGGCACTGCTCAGCAGTAA
- the ccoO gene encoding cytochrome-c oxidase, cbb3-type subunit II produces MSNNTSGLSHEKIETSNFLMIVLILIVLLFGGLVEIVPLFFQKSTTEPLKGVQPYTALQLAGRDIYTREGCYNCHSQMIRPFRAETLRYGHYSVAGESVYDHPFQWGSKRTGPDLARVGAKYSDEWHRIHLTNPRDVVPESNMPAYPWLAKNLVDAEVMPAHMAGLRKVGVPYTDEQIAKSVEEVKGKTELEAVIAYLQSLGLALR; encoded by the coding sequence ATGTCCAATAACACTTCCGGCCTGTCTCACGAAAAGATCGAGACAAGCAACTTTTTGATGATCGTGCTGATCCTGATCGTTCTGCTGTTTGGTGGTCTTGTGGAAATTGTTCCCCTGTTCTTCCAGAAGTCGACGACAGAGCCGCTCAAGGGCGTTCAGCCCTACACCGCACTGCAACTGGCTGGCCGCGACATTTACACCCGTGAAGGTTGCTACAACTGCCACTCGCAGATGATTCGTCCCTTCCGCGCAGAAACCCTGCGCTACGGACACTACTCGGTGGCCGGCGAGTCGGTGTACGACCACCCCTTCCAATGGGGTAGCAAGCGCACTGGTCCTGACCTGGCTCGCGTAGGTGCCAAGTACAGCGATGAATGGCATCGCATTCACCTGACCAATCCGCGCGACGTGGTTCCCGAGTCCAACATGCCTGCCTACCCCTGGCTGGCCAAGAACCTGGTAGATGCTGAAGTGATGCCTGCGCACATGGCTGGTTTGCGCAAGGTTGGTGTGCCTTATACCGATGAGCAAATTGCCAAGTCGGTTGAGGAAGTCAAGGGCAAGACCGAGCTGGAAGCCGTGATTGCCTATCTGCAGTCCCTGGGACTGGCGCTGCGCTGA